Proteins found in one Gardnerella vaginalis ATCC 14018 = JCM 11026 genomic segment:
- a CDS encoding DUF3800 domain-containing protein — protein sequence MQILFLDESGTAPKRDAVEQNPYFVLGGLVIPESQWKSLQSNLHGLKKKYGIEGEVKWRYFINHPLSNETTPLSNLSVNELNELRENLFKLISENEDFKIIAAVVNTKEYYDKYKDGNAENMYHTAFEKICERFQYYLQDLSKNAGTKVYGMIVIDARNSKQNKQLDDFHFDLLNNHDSHRADYNNLIEGLFIAASHHSVGVQFADLVAGAVYRKCSKRDSTFYNMIRNNVRRNSQGKAEGFGVVAVPSGSRIIEN from the coding sequence ATGCAAATTCTTTTTTTGGACGAGAGTGGAACCGCTCCTAAACGTGATGCTGTAGAGCAAAATCCTTATTTTGTTTTGGGCGGATTAGTCATTCCAGAATCGCAATGGAAATCATTACAAAGTAATCTGCATGGATTAAAAAAGAAATATGGGATTGAGGGGGAAGTTAAGTGGCGTTATTTCATTAATCATCCATTAAGCAACGAGACCACGCCTCTTTCTAATTTGAGTGTTAATGAATTGAATGAATTGCGTGAGAATCTGTTTAAGCTGATTTCGGAAAATGAAGATTTTAAAATTATTGCTGCTGTAGTGAACACTAAGGAGTATTACGATAAATATAAAGATGGCAATGCTGAAAATATGTATCACACTGCGTTTGAAAAAATATGTGAACGTTTTCAGTATTATCTTCAAGATTTAAGTAAAAATGCTGGTACAAAAGTTTATGGAATGATAGTTATTGATGCTCGTAATAGTAAACAAAATAAGCAACTTGATGATTTCCATTTTGATCTACTCAATAATCATGACTCACATCGAGCTGATTATAACAATCTAATTGAAGGATTATTTATAGCAGCTTCTCATCACAGTGTAGGTGTGCAGTTTGCAGATTTAGTTGCAGGAGCAGTTTATAGAAAATGTTCTAAAAGAGATTCAACTTTTTATAATATGATAAGAAATAACGTTCGTAGAAATAGTCAAGGTAAAGCGGAAGGATTTGGAGTAGTGGCTGTACCTAGTGGCAGCCGTATTATTGAAAATTGA
- a CDS encoding InlB B-repeat-containing protein, producing MTAFKVALTAEKGSLITDGTYTFKDNAVEDSHGIYLAGTVKGTSKDKLKITADDKCNTGFYADGITFENATINVKSQIRTWFDAYDLTLKNSSLTVAGFGMSYYVNKLNMDNSEFVINKIGWRHSTGLTIQGDSTVTNNSRIVANAGSTAGISVGISNGKLAVTNSTLEFNNGGAGGLNVNSGKVILTNSTIKGDGKNSGALFGAQNSGSIELKGDCLIDSPANKNADGGAGTGNNYVVTGGSHMVTYAPGYHSNKGSTVPVNGEENGNEKLSLFTLADSSVNEIKPINKKGNTYIYSVNKASKDNEKHVWVPAAKVTFELNDTKAEDSKKAKGAIFSDSSTKAKESLAIRGYALNFAKTVAGGSTEVPANPIAPGYKFLGWFCKNAQHSEQKFTEKMIIKSDTTVYAKWEKDSSSYAVRYHNCAQDDATYIVSETSPKRTSKVLSFYEVVKNNAKFARKGMVFKGWTTDKNGKGKTVKAGSNISISQSENLIDLYANWEEKEFTVKFSANGGTFSNNSIFKTNTKVFEIKKDKRGGDVAVVKKTATFSENRTLINLIKSLDDNVNIDTPGISGKADSDSDTTYTNLATRKYYTLKNKDESYSIFGITIGSYYYWFKDKNGTEKASIDNNLRVNDDLTFYLKWEINPNVKQIQQEDINLPADLLTGENTATTAYKVTPGQTIDFTGTITASVVKDQMKTIEKKFNTVNAKDYDKITLEDMTSSFMATFTIPDGLTLPENITKNTLKLDGFSDTFAIQDVQVKDKTVTVTINLKSGITTYAALQTAVQTNLGDAMKITIPGIKINQDFSGKATIVGTVSGSFHAAATFNGTTKLFDFTWNGSQTNDGKNSDAAAGANDISLTVEYDPQTPPTPPTPPTPPTPVPEPTPVPEPTPVPEPTPVPEPTPKQTPEKTPWPKYKPTPEKTPNITPLPKENPNNKIVEKRKNDNNQLPKTGSAISLTAFSTILTFGLAEIIAKIKAHKNK from the coding sequence ATGACTGCATTTAAGGTAGCTCTTACAGCGGAAAAAGGCTCTCTTATTACAGATGGCACATACACTTTCAAAGATAACGCAGTAGAAGACAGTCACGGAATTTACCTTGCGGGAACAGTAAAAGGCACAAGCAAAGATAAATTAAAAATTACTGCTGATGACAAATGTAATACAGGTTTTTATGCTGATGGTATTACTTTCGAAAATGCTACTATTAACGTTAAATCACAAATTCGCACATGGTTTGACGCATATGATTTAACTTTGAAAAATTCTTCACTTACTGTAGCAGGCTTCGGAATGTCATACTATGTAAACAAATTAAACATGGACAATTCGGAGTTTGTGATTAATAAAATTGGTTGGAGACACTCAACTGGTTTAACAATTCAAGGCGACTCAACTGTTACCAATAATTCACGAATTGTTGCTAATGCAGGATCTACTGCAGGCATTTCCGTTGGAATATCAAATGGAAAATTAGCCGTTACCAACTCTACTCTTGAATTTAATAATGGTGGCGCTGGCGGCTTAAATGTAAATAGCGGAAAAGTAATTCTCACCAATTCTACAATCAAAGGTGATGGAAAAAATAGTGGAGCGCTTTTTGGAGCTCAAAACAGTGGATCTATTGAACTTAAGGGAGACTGCTTAATAGATAGCCCAGCAAATAAAAATGCAGACGGTGGAGCTGGAACAGGAAATAACTATGTTGTGACTGGAGGCTCACACATGGTTACATATGCTCCTGGATATCACAGCAACAAGGGAAGCACTGTTCCTGTAAACGGTGAAGAAAACGGTAACGAAAAGCTAAGTCTCTTTACTCTTGCTGATAGTTCTGTGAATGAGATAAAACCAATTAACAAAAAAGGAAATACCTACATATACTCAGTTAATAAAGCTTCTAAAGATAACGAAAAGCACGTATGGGTTCCAGCAGCAAAAGTGACATTCGAGCTCAATGATACAAAAGCTGAGGATTCTAAAAAAGCTAAAGGAGCTATATTCTCTGACTCTTCAACTAAAGCAAAAGAATCCCTTGCTATACGCGGTTACGCATTAAACTTTGCAAAAACAGTGGCAGGAGGAAGTACTGAAGTACCAGCAAATCCAATTGCTCCTGGATATAAGTTCCTCGGGTGGTTCTGCAAAAACGCTCAGCATAGCGAGCAAAAATTTACTGAAAAAATGATAATTAAAAGCGACACAACAGTGTACGCAAAGTGGGAAAAAGATTCCTCATCTTATGCTGTTCGCTACCATAATTGCGCTCAAGATGATGCAACATACATTGTTAGTGAAACTAGTCCAAAACGCACTAGCAAAGTTCTTTCATTCTACGAAGTTGTTAAAAATAATGCAAAATTTGCCCGAAAGGGAATGGTCTTCAAAGGTTGGACTACCGATAAAAACGGCAAAGGCAAGACTGTAAAAGCAGGTAGCAATATTTCTATATCGCAAAGTGAAAACTTAATTGACTTATATGCAAATTGGGAAGAAAAAGAATTTACAGTAAAATTCTCTGCAAATGGCGGAACTTTCTCCAATAACAGTATATTTAAGACAAATACAAAAGTATTTGAGATTAAAAAAGATAAGCGCGGTGGAGATGTTGCTGTTGTTAAGAAAACAGCAACATTTAGCGAAAACAGGACGCTAATCAATCTTATTAAAAGTTTGGATGATAATGTCAATATAGACACACCTGGCATTAGTGGCAAAGCAGATTCTGATTCAGACACAACTTATACAAATCTAGCCACGCGCAAATACTACACGCTTAAGAATAAAGATGAATCGTACAGTATATTCGGAATTACGATTGGAAGTTACTACTATTGGTTCAAAGACAAGAATGGAACTGAAAAAGCTAGTATTGATAACAATTTACGAGTGAACGACGATCTTACCTTCTACCTTAAGTGGGAGATTAATCCAAATGTTAAACAGATACAACAGGAGGATATTAATCTTCCTGCAGATTTATTAACTGGCGAGAACACAGCAACTACAGCGTATAAAGTTACTCCAGGACAAACTATTGATTTCACTGGCACAATCACAGCTTCAGTAGTAAAAGACCAAATGAAGACGATAGAAAAGAAATTTAACACAGTAAATGCGAAAGATTATGACAAAATTACTCTCGAAGATATGACATCTTCGTTCATGGCTACATTTACTATCCCAGACGGTTTAACGCTGCCTGAAAATATCACAAAAAATACACTTAAGCTCGATGGGTTCTCAGATACTTTTGCTATCCAGGATGTGCAAGTTAAAGACAAGACTGTAACAGTTACTATTAATTTGAAATCTGGCATTACAACGTATGCAGCATTGCAGACAGCAGTACAAACAAATCTTGGCGACGCAATGAAAATCACTATTCCGGGAATAAAGATAAATCAAGATTTCTCCGGAAAAGCTACAATCGTTGGAACAGTATCTGGCTCATTCCACGCAGCTGCAACATTTAATGGAACAACGAAATTATTTGACTTTACTTGGAACGGCTCACAAACAAACGATGGTAAGAACTCTGACGCAGCAGCAGGCGCTAATGATATTTCTCTCACCGTAGAATATGATCCACAAACTCCTCCGACACCTCCAACGCCACCTACACCGCCTACGCCTGTTCCTGAACCTACGCCTGTTCCTGAACCTACGCCTGTTCCTGAACCTACGCCTGTTCCTGAACCAACACCAAAACAAACACCAGAAAAAACACCATGGCCAAAATATAAGCCGACTCCAGAAAAAACACCAAACATTACGCCACTACCAAAAGAAAATCCAAATAATAAAATCGTAGAAAAACGCAAAAATGATAATAACCAACTTCCAAAAACAGGAAGCGCAATATCACTAACCGCTTTTTCTACAATTTTAACGTTTGGACTTGCTGAAATCATAGCAAAAATTAAAGCACATAAAAATAAATAA
- a CDS encoding FMN-binding protein yields the protein MILDNMFHNVSRCTNLRDDLKSKKIAKTVAAIAVLASSSALLASCGEPSAVPMNDEFAGNSGQSENDSGNASKSYDSGAQQSHASAQSEDSQNQQNQQNSPKTDTGNYKDGDYKIKAKYGPVAEDSIDVNLSVANGNISSVQITSHPFTPISKKHMSAFSEAIPGKIVGKPLKDLHISVVAGASWTSDAFNKALDVARQEASIQSAK from the coding sequence ATGATTTTAGACAATATGTTTCACAATGTTTCACGCTGCACTAATTTGCGTGATGATTTGAAGTCTAAAAAAATTGCAAAAACGGTTGCTGCGATTGCGGTTTTGGCTAGCTCAAGTGCGCTTCTTGCATCTTGCGGCGAGCCAAGTGCCGTTCCAATGAATGATGAGTTTGCAGGAAACTCTGGTCAAAGCGAAAACGATAGTGGCAATGCTTCGAAATCTTACGATTCTGGTGCTCAACAATCGCACGCTTCTGCACAAAGTGAGGATTCGCAAAATCAGCAAAATCAGCAAAATTCGCCTAAAACAGACACTGGCAATTACAAAGATGGCGATTACAAAATAAAAGCTAAGTATGGGCCAGTTGCAGAAGATAGCATTGACGTGAATTTAAGCGTTGCAAATGGAAATATTAGCAGTGTGCAAATAACGTCTCATCCGTTTACGCCAATCTCCAAAAAACACATGAGCGCTTTTAGTGAGGCTATTCCAGGAAAAATCGTTGGAAAGCCGTTGAAAGATTTGCATATTTCGGTTGTTGCTGGAGCAAGTTGGACTAGTGATGCCTTCAATAAAGCGCTTGACGTTGCTCGCCAAGAGGCTTCAATTCAATCCGCAAAATAA
- a CDS encoding ABC transporter ATP-binding protein, whose translation MTENKETKLESTKAEPEMLLTLDHVSKIYGSLRAVDDLSLTVPQGEWLSIVGSSGSGKTTLMNIIGCMDSPSKGSVALQGRKLEDLNAGQLADVRKNVIGLVFQKFYLVPHLTAVENVMVAQYYHSVVDESQAMEALERVGLKDRAHHLPSQLSGGEQQRVCVARALINCPKLLLADEPTGNLDEKNEQIVLDLFKQLHSQGTTIIVVTHDSLVAQCADREIMLNHGVLVGERWNNEVARKEYEAIGGKPAFTSAHVDESVAQSLQNHEPTKSPKLANLDD comes from the coding sequence ATGACAGAAAATAAAGAAACTAAGCTGGAGAGCACAAAAGCTGAGCCAGAAATGCTGTTGACTTTGGACCATGTTTCCAAGATTTACGGCTCTCTTCGCGCTGTTGACGATTTGTCGCTTACTGTGCCGCAAGGCGAGTGGCTTTCGATTGTTGGCTCGAGCGGTTCTGGCAAAACTACGCTGATGAATATTATTGGGTGCATGGATTCGCCGTCTAAAGGCTCTGTTGCTTTGCAAGGCCGCAAACTCGAGGATTTGAACGCGGGCCAGCTTGCAGACGTTCGCAAAAACGTAATCGGTCTTGTGTTTCAAAAGTTTTATCTTGTGCCACATTTAACAGCCGTAGAAAATGTGATGGTTGCGCAATATTATCATTCAGTTGTAGATGAATCGCAAGCAATGGAAGCCTTGGAACGCGTTGGCTTGAAGGATCGCGCGCATCATTTGCCGAGCCAGCTTTCTGGCGGCGAACAGCAGCGTGTTTGTGTTGCTCGTGCGCTTATTAACTGCCCGAAGTTGCTTCTTGCGGATGAACCGACTGGTAATTTGGACGAAAAGAATGAGCAGATTGTACTAGACTTATTTAAGCAGCTTCATTCCCAGGGCACTACGATTATTGTTGTAACGCACGATTCTTTGGTAGCTCAATGCGCGGATCGTGAAATTATGCTCAACCACGGTGTGCTTGTTGGCGAACGTTGGAATAATGAGGTTGCGCGCAAAGAGTACGAGGCGATTGGTGGCAAGCCTGCGTTTACGAGTGCACATGTTGATGAAAGCGTTGCGCAATCTTTGCAAAATCATGAGCCTACTAAGTCACCTAAATTAGCGAATTTAGATGATTAG
- a CDS encoding ABC transporter permease: MGVKSGSGMTSNSAMFATMLFGAVFRRKSRALMAVVATLVGAATLFCLAAICIVVPQQMSDEMRAYGANIIVTPLAGEWKNGIDRAMVLHTNDMVLAKGAMRFATYRYENVRINAAPYVLAGVDVSAVKSLNKHWNVDGAWPSSGNVMVGRDVASAMGLKIGSRIAIAYRAGDNSSDSDSLAQKSQGNQAGNQTDNQTDKSSQNKLVEGRVSTDIMDTHGTTFRVCGILDTGDAEDSMLYATNADLRALTGVKRGADVIAYSSSAPNVDAVVRSINDMTSMRVRAQQVTKVTAADTGIIAMLRSLFWIVSLVVLALMMVGVSTTISSIVQQRRNEIGLRKALGASAKSIGIEFTAESGLYGFIGGIAGTAVGYGFARLLASMVFSRDLSVNWWLVVFSIVFSVAASCVAALPPVLRASKIDPAIVLREE; the protein is encoded by the coding sequence ATGGGCGTTAAATCTGGTTCGGGTATGACTTCTAATAGCGCAATGTTTGCGACTATGCTTTTTGGCGCGGTTTTTCGCCGAAAGTCGCGTGCGCTTATGGCAGTAGTTGCCACTCTTGTTGGTGCCGCTACGCTATTTTGCTTGGCTGCAATCTGCATTGTTGTTCCTCAACAAATGAGTGACGAAATGCGCGCATACGGAGCGAATATTATTGTGACGCCGCTTGCAGGCGAGTGGAAAAATGGCATTGATCGCGCAATGGTTTTGCACACTAACGACATGGTTCTTGCAAAAGGTGCTATGCGATTTGCTACCTACCGTTACGAAAATGTGCGCATTAATGCGGCTCCGTACGTGCTTGCTGGAGTGGATGTCTCCGCTGTTAAGTCGCTTAATAAGCATTGGAACGTGGACGGCGCTTGGCCTAGCAGTGGCAACGTTATGGTTGGGCGAGATGTTGCTTCGGCTATGGGATTGAAGATTGGTTCGCGCATTGCAATCGCGTATCGCGCTGGCGATAATTCCTCGGATTCGGATAGCCTTGCGCAAAAATCGCAAGGTAATCAAGCAGGCAATCAAACAGATAATCAAACAGATAAATCTTCTCAAAATAAGCTTGTTGAAGGCAGAGTTTCCACAGATATTATGGATACTCACGGCACAACTTTCCGCGTTTGCGGCATTTTAGATACGGGAGATGCCGAAGATTCCATGCTTTACGCAACTAACGCGGATTTGCGTGCGCTTACAGGCGTTAAGCGCGGTGCGGACGTGATTGCTTACTCGTCTTCTGCGCCGAACGTAGATGCTGTTGTGCGCAGCATTAACGATATGACTTCTATGCGTGTTCGTGCGCAACAAGTTACTAAAGTTACGGCGGCAGATACTGGCATTATTGCTATGCTTCGCAGCCTATTTTGGATTGTTTCGCTGGTTGTTCTTGCGTTGATGATGGTTGGCGTAAGCACTACGATTTCTTCGATTGTGCAGCAGCGCCGAAATGAGATTGGCTTGCGCAAAGCTTTGGGTGCGAGCGCTAAAAGCATTGGCATTGAGTTCACTGCGGAATCTGGGCTTTATGGTTTTATTGGCGGAATCGCTGGTACAGCAGTGGGGTATGGATTTGCGCGATTGCTTGCGTCAATGGTGTTTTCTAGAGATTTGAGCGTAAATTGGTGGCTGGTTGTGTTTTCTATTGTGTTTAGCGTTGCAGCGTCTTGCGTTGCAGCGTTGCCGCCTGTTTTGCGCGCTTCAAAAATAGACCCTGCGATTGTGCTTCGAGAAGAATAG
- a CDS encoding ABC transporter permease, whose protein sequence is MFMIRMVARSLARQIKKRVLIAIVVCLSACVSVAMLSVVYDVGDKINAELSSYGSNIIVQPKSNAVVNDLYVSRTKSGYSNSQTLQTSQTLADAESQESTAFLKESDAAKIKMIFWAFNITNFAPKLTIYANLKANLKANSSAESAKSANSVVPIVGTWFNRKLALASGETTVVGVQGMRSWWKMLEGRFPRDFKHEAAVGTNLAKSHNLKVGQRIKLTRSGRQISLKIVGIYDSGDSDNNAIYADSSQAQRIANKPNMVEAIEVKALTTPENDLARKAAKNPAALSQEEWETWYCTAYPSSITYQIEEVIPDAVAKQVRQVSAMQGSVLNKTRAVMVLMTALSLVAAAVAVANLMAAAISERSGELALLKALGARDGAVARLMLMETAVIACAGALIGMIAGFGVAQVIGFSVFGSAISLRPMVFVLVFVLLAITVLAAAGSSIRSILHVRPAEVLHGR, encoded by the coding sequence ATGTTTATGATTCGAATGGTTGCGCGATCTCTTGCAAGGCAGATTAAAAAGCGAGTTCTTATAGCGATTGTTGTGTGCTTGAGTGCGTGTGTAAGCGTTGCAATGCTTAGCGTTGTTTACGACGTTGGAGACAAAATTAACGCGGAGCTTAGCTCTTACGGGTCCAATATTATTGTTCAGCCTAAGTCGAATGCTGTTGTGAACGACTTGTATGTGTCTCGCACAAAGTCAGGCTATAGTAATTCGCAAACTTTGCAAACTTCTCAAACTTTGGCGGATGCTGAAAGTCAAGAATCTACCGCTTTTTTGAAGGAATCGGATGCTGCAAAAATCAAAATGATTTTTTGGGCGTTTAACATAACGAATTTTGCGCCAAAACTAACGATTTATGCAAATCTTAAAGCAAATCTTAAAGCAAATTCTTCTGCCGAATCTGCTAAATCTGCTAATTCAGTAGTCCCAATTGTTGGCACGTGGTTTAATCGCAAGCTTGCGCTCGCTTCTGGAGAAACAACAGTTGTTGGTGTGCAAGGAATGCGGTCTTGGTGGAAGATGCTTGAAGGCAGATTCCCGCGCGATTTTAAGCACGAGGCCGCTGTTGGCACAAATCTTGCTAAAAGTCATAATCTAAAAGTTGGTCAGCGAATAAAACTAACTCGTTCTGGCAGACAAATCTCACTTAAAATTGTTGGCATCTACGATTCTGGAGATAGCGACAATAACGCGATTTACGCGGATTCCAGCCAGGCACAGCGTATTGCAAACAAGCCAAATATGGTTGAGGCGATTGAAGTTAAAGCATTGACTACGCCAGAAAACGATTTAGCGCGTAAAGCGGCGAAGAATCCAGCGGCGCTTAGCCAAGAAGAGTGGGAGACGTGGTATTGCACAGCCTACCCAAGCTCGATTACTTACCAAATTGAAGAAGTGATTCCAGACGCTGTTGCAAAGCAAGTGCGGCAAGTTTCGGCTATGCAAGGCAGCGTGCTTAACAAGACGCGCGCTGTGATGGTGCTTATGACGGCGCTTAGCTTGGTTGCGGCGGCTGTTGCGGTTGCGAATCTTATGGCGGCTGCGATTTCGGAGCGCTCGGGGGAGCTTGCGCTGCTCAAGGCGCTGGGTGCGCGCGATGGTGCTGTTGCGCGGCTAATGCTTATGGAAACAGCGGTTATTGCATGCGCTGGTGCGCTTATTGGCATGATTGCAGGCTTTGGCGTTGCGCAAGTGATTGGATTTAGCGTGTTTGGTTCTGCGATTTCGCTTCGACCAATGGTGTTTGTGCTGGTGTTTGTGCTTCTTGCGATTACTGTTCTTGCTGCTGCTGGCTCTTCTATTCGCTCTATTTTGCATGTGCGTCCTGCGGAGGTGCTTCATGGGCGTTAA
- a CDS encoding DUF2318 domain-containing protein translates to MLRMFVTVLPGLLPLALLTMGLSATLSVGEGRDKPISCRWRLFGLIFGTVAALVFAFLRASVVINQRNFVNLPALCIAVPLDVATIACVGASGKTVTKWRKNPLPLHISNAIGALCLAFTVFYALPDVILQLTIFVDSSTPPFTSDMLLRALGFILGAAAVICISLMVRSLRTTASIGAFKIAIILSLIILLIQHLTSLLQIMQGSILLYIDDFSFSILVWLINNAPLMIIAQICVFLIPAFASIVIGFKTPVDGENPAQIRAKRAFKRKSRRSALAALMAAIVVILTLTAGVSLMNIKPTLTPPEPYELHDGVATINFVQISDGHLHRFQYKAKDGTVMRFIIIKKNGGAYGVGLDACENCGDAGYYEKDGKIICRKCDVAINLATIGFKGGCNPIPFPYKAGGGKITIHTADLDVLSSHFK, encoded by the coding sequence ATGCTCAGGATGTTCGTTACAGTACTTCCAGGGCTGCTCCCTCTTGCGCTGCTTACAATGGGATTAAGCGCAACGCTAAGCGTTGGCGAGGGACGAGATAAGCCAATCAGCTGCCGCTGGCGACTTTTTGGTTTGATTTTTGGAACAGTTGCGGCTCTTGTTTTTGCATTTTTGCGCGCAAGCGTGGTGATTAATCAGCGCAATTTTGTGAATCTTCCAGCGCTTTGCATTGCTGTTCCGCTAGATGTTGCAACAATCGCCTGTGTTGGCGCATCTGGCAAAACGGTTACAAAATGGCGCAAAAATCCGCTGCCCTTGCACATAAGTAATGCAATTGGCGCGCTTTGCCTAGCGTTTACAGTGTTTTACGCGCTCCCAGACGTGATTTTGCAGCTTACGATTTTCGTAGACTCCAGCACGCCTCCGTTTACTTCCGATATGCTTCTTCGCGCGCTAGGATTTATTCTTGGCGCGGCTGCTGTGATTTGCATAAGTCTTATGGTGCGATCTTTGCGCACAACCGCGAGTATTGGCGCCTTTAAAATCGCAATTATTCTAAGCTTAATAATTTTGCTAATTCAGCATTTAACATCCCTGCTGCAAATTATGCAAGGAAGTATTTTGCTGTATATAGACGATTTTTCGTTTAGCATTCTTGTTTGGCTTATAAACAACGCTCCGCTTATGATTATTGCGCAAATTTGCGTGTTTTTGATTCCTGCATTTGCGTCTATTGTAATTGGTTTTAAGACGCCTGTAGATGGAGAAAATCCTGCACAAATCCGCGCAAAGCGAGCGTTTAAGCGCAAGTCTAGAAGGTCTGCGCTTGCGGCGCTAATGGCTGCAATCGTAGTAATACTTACGCTTACTGCTGGCGTGTCTCTTATGAATATTAAGCCAACGCTTACGCCGCCAGAACCGTACGAGTTGCATGATGGCGTAGCAACAATCAACTTTGTGCAAATTAGCGATGGCCACTTGCATAGATTCCAATACAAAGCTAAAGATGGCACTGTTATGCGCTTTATAATCATCAAGAAAAATGGTGGAGCGTATGGAGTGGGCTTGGACGCTTGCGAAAATTGTGGAGACGCAGGCTACTACGAAAAAGACGGCAAGATAATATGCCGAAAATGCGATGTTGCAATAAATTTGGCGACTATTGGTTTTAAGGGCGGATGCAATCCTATTCCATTCCCATACAAGGCTGGTGGCGGCAAAATTACCATTCACACAGCCGATTTAGACGTGCTTAGCTCGCACTTTAAGTAG
- a CDS encoding iron transporter encodes MKNKKMMAIAALALAGMLTLTGCGANGNAAKSAAKPQASEQKADDKGGDKGFEEVPVGPNQDQNIGPLTIGAVYFQPVDMVPAGMGLKASEASFHLEADIHANKEGTKLGYGKGEFIPDLTVNYQIIDKASGDAVVKGTFMQMNASDGPHYGANVKLDKAGNYKLVLSVESPEKKGWMLHVDPATGVTGRFWTEPITATFDDWKYTPRQW; translated from the coding sequence ATGAAGAACAAAAAGATGATGGCAATTGCAGCCTTAGCGCTGGCAGGAATGCTAACACTCACTGGTTGCGGTGCAAACGGAAACGCGGCAAAATCTGCTGCAAAGCCACAAGCATCTGAGCAGAAGGCCGACGATAAGGGCGGAGACAAAGGCTTTGAAGAGGTTCCAGTTGGACCTAACCAAGACCAGAACATTGGCCCACTTACGATTGGCGCCGTGTACTTCCAGCCAGTTGACATGGTCCCAGCAGGCATGGGCTTAAAGGCAAGCGAGGCAAGCTTCCATCTTGAGGCAGATATTCACGCAAACAAGGAAGGTACAAAGCTTGGCTACGGCAAGGGCGAGTTTATTCCAGATTTGACTGTGAATTATCAAATTATTGATAAGGCGAGCGGCGACGCTGTTGTAAAGGGAACGTTTATGCAAATGAACGCTTCCGACGGCCCGCATTACGGCGCAAATGTTAAGCTCGATAAGGCTGGAAACTACAAGTTAGTGCTTTCTGTTGAATCGCCAGAAAAGAAGGGTTGGATGCTTCACGTAGATCCTGCTACGGGCGTGACTGGCAGATTCTGGACTGAGCCAATTACCGCTACATTCGACGATTGGAAGTACACTCCACGTCAGTGGTAG